The following DNA comes from Mycobacteroides immunogenum.
GGATGGCCGGGGCAAGCCCCACCGTGGAGACGGTCACGCCGCGCTGCGATATGCCGAACCCCTCGGGCGGCGGCGCGGTGATCTTGCGCAGCACCGTCAGCACCCGGTTGTAGTTGGCCAGGGGCTCACCCATACCCATGAAGACGATGTTCGACAGCCGGCCCGGCCCGCCCGGCAGTTCACCGTCGCGCAACGACGCCGCGGCGTCACGCACCTGTTCGAGAATTTCGGCGGCCGAGAGATTGCGCGTCAGCCCGCCCTGGCCGGTGGCGCAGAACGGGCACGCCATGCCGCAGCCGGCCTGGGAGGAAATGCATAGCGTGTTGCGGTCGGGATAGCGCATGAGCACCGATTCCACGGTGCTGCCGTCATGTAAGCGCCACAAGGTTTTTCGGGTATCCCCGGAGTCGCACGCCACCTGGCGCAATGGGTGGAGCAGCTGCGGAAAGAGCGCCTCGCCCACACCCTCCCTGGCGCCCGCGGGCAGGTCCGTCATCGCGGCCGGATCACTCACCAGCCGTCCGTAGTACTGGTTGGCGATCTGCTTGGCGCGAAACGCCGGGAGCCCCAAGGCCGTCACCACATCGCGGCTCTGCTCCAGGTCCATATCTGCCAAATGGCGCGGGGGCATGGCCCGGCGCGGCGCGTCGAAGACCAGCGGCAGGGACTTATCGTCGGCAGACATAACCCACCCAGTATCCCAGGCTTTGCCTAGTTCCCCGAACCCGAACGTGCCCGCACATGCATCCGCTCCCCCTGCGGGCCGAAAATGTGCAACACCTCGACGGGTTTGTCGGTCGGATTGCCGAACCAGTGCGGGATGTGAGTATCGAACTCGGCGGCCTCGCCAGCAGGCAGGATGAGATCGAGCTCACCGAGCAGGAGCCGCAGATTCCCGGTCAGCACATACATCCACTCGTACCCGTCATGGACCTTCAGGTTCGGTTCACCCTTCGGTGAATGGGGCGGGAGGATCTGCTTGAAGCACTGGACCCCACCGGGCCTGCGTGACAGCGGTAGGTAGATGGATCCATTCCGCTTGAACGGTTTGGGATGGACCCGCGGATCTCCCGTTGCGGGGGCGTTCACCAGCTCGTCGAGCGGAACCTGATGCGCCTCGGCGAGCAACAGCAGGAGTTCCAGCGTGGGGCGGCGCTGGCCGGATTCCAGGCGCGACAAGGTGCTCTCCGAAATGCCTGTGGTCTCGGACAACTGCGCCAGGGTGACCTGGCGATGCATACGCAGCGCCCGCAGGCGCGGCCCCAAGGCATCGAGCACCGCCTCCATGCGCTGGTTTTGATCGTTCATGTGGTCCATCCTGACGCGCGGTTGCCACTTTGGCAAGAAACCTTGCGCCATTCGCAAATACGCGTCAATAGTGGTGCCATGAACAAACTCTGGGATGTAGCCATCATCGGTGGAGGTGCCGCGGGACTCGCGGCGGCCCTCACGCTCGCCCGGTCGCGGCGGTCGGTCGTCGTGATCGACGACCACCATCCCCGCAACGCACCGGCCGATCGGGTGCACAACTACCTCGGGCGTGAGTCGACACCTCCTACCGAGCTGTTCGGCATCGGCCGTGATGAGGCGGCGCATTACGGTGCGACCTTCCTTGACGGACGCGTCACATCGGTATCGCGCGCCAACAGCCAGTTCGATGTGTCCATCGACGGTCAGCAGGCGGTGCGCGCTCGGCGGGTGCTGACGGCCACGGGCGCGGTGGACGAACTGCCCGATATCGACGGTCTGTCCGATCGCTGGGGCCGCGATGTACTGCACTGCGCGTACTGCCACGGCTGGGAGGTGCGCGACCGCGCCATCGCCGTGCTGGGCACCGGACCGCTAGCGGTTCACCATGCGCTCATCTTCCGCCAACTCAGTGACAACGTCACCTTGTTGCGGCACAACGAGTTTCCGCTGTCACCTGAGGAGACTGCACAGCTGGGCCGCAGGAACATCAACGTGATCGACGGGCCGGTAGCACGGCTGCGGGTCACCGAGGACGCACTCAGCGGGGTCGAGCTGGAGACCGGTGTCACGGTCGCGTGCGAAGCACTGGTGGTCGCGACCGTGGTGTCGGCACGCATCGACATGCTCGCGCCCGTGGGCCTGACGGCACAGGAGATGCGACTTGGTGACCATCTGTTGGGCACCTACCT
Coding sequences within:
- the rlmN gene encoding 23S rRNA (adenine(2503)-C(2))-methyltransferase RlmN, giving the protein MSADDKSLPLVFDAPRRAMPPRHLADMDLEQSRDVVTALGLPAFRAKQIANQYYGRLVSDPAAMTDLPAGAREGVGEALFPQLLHPLRQVACDSGDTRKTLWRLHDGSTVESVLMRYPDRNTLCISSQAGCGMACPFCATGQGGLTRNLSAAEILEQVRDAAASLRDGELPGGPGRLSNIVFMGMGEPLANYNRVLTVLRKITAPPPEGFGISQRGVTVSTVGLAPAIRRLADEGLGVTLAVSLHCPDDELRDTLVPVNTRWAISEVLDAARYYADVTGRRVSIEYALIRDVNDQPWRADMLGKKLRKALGQLVHVNLIPLNPTPGSQWDASPKPVEREFVRRVREQGVSCTVRDTRGREIAAACGQLAASER
- a CDS encoding helix-turn-helix domain-containing protein, with protein sequence MEAVLDALGPRLRALRMHRQVTLAQLSETTGISESTLSRLESGQRRPTLELLLLLAEAHQVPLDELVNAPATGDPRVHPKPFKRNGSIYLPLSRRPGGVQCFKQILPPHSPKGEPNLKVHDGYEWMYVLTGNLRLLLGELDLILPAGEAAEFDTHIPHWFGNPTDKPVEVLHIFGPQGERMHVRARSGSGN
- a CDS encoding NAD(P)/FAD-dependent oxidoreductase; this encodes MNKLWDVAIIGGGAAGLAAALTLARSRRSVVVIDDHHPRNAPADRVHNYLGRESTPPTELFGIGRDEAAHYGATFLDGRVTSVSRANSQFDVSIDGQQAVRARRVLTATGAVDELPDIDGLSDRWGRDVLHCAYCHGWEVRDRAIAVLGTGPLAVHHALIFRQLSDNVTLLRHNEFPLSPEETAQLGRRNINVIDGPVARLRVTEDALSGVELETGVTVACEALVVATVVSARIDMLAPVGLTAQEMRLGDHLLGTYLPVTRGATVVPGVYAAGNVTDIKAQVITSAAAGTEVAAVINADLAVADAEEMQHA